The Methanobacterium sp. BAmetb5 genome includes a region encoding these proteins:
- a CDS encoding DUF2089 domain-containing protein, with translation MDLKREVPGNCPICKSETKVTEIYCKNCDTTIRGEFELCKFCRLNEEQKYFVEVFIKNRGNIKEIEKELGISYPTVRNKLDEVISSLGYKLEKPAINQKEILEKLSKGEISKDEALKLLNK, from the coding sequence ATGGATTTGAAACGTGAAGTACCAGGAAACTGCCCCATCTGTAAGAGTGAAACCAAAGTCACCGAGATCTACTGTAAAAACTGTGATACTACCATCCGGGGCGAGTTCGAACTCTGCAAGTTCTGCCGATTGAACGAAGAACAAAAATACTTCGTCGAGGTTTTTATCAAAAACCGGGGTAATATCAAGGAAATAGAAAAGGAACTGGGAATATCCTATCCCACAGTGAGGAACAAACTGGATGAAGTGATTTCCTCCCTAGGATACAAACTGGAAAAACCAGCCATCAATCAGAAGGAGATCCTGGAAAAACTCAGTAAGGGAGAAATCAGCAAGGATGAAGCCCTGAAGTTGTTGAACAAATGA
- a CDS encoding flavodoxin family protein → MKILTIIGSPRRKGNSYQAARQVEEEMKKRGNYEFEYLFLKDTDLQACRGCFNCVSRGIEFCPLKDDRQMIQDKMAEADGLVLVSPVYVMTVSALLKNFIDRVAYLCHRPEYHGKKALVLCTTGGVGGKETLDYMEKITEAWGYQVNGKCSLSTAPWPATPGLQKKNKKTLDKSVQRFDQSLKSAEKERSGKIKVKIMDYVSFRIFQTISGEVRDYMPADYQFYQGKEYYQPARIGLLTRAVTGILLKVIFFMMRDMGPGEEKNK, encoded by the coding sequence ATGAAAATTTTAACCATTATCGGAAGCCCCCGCCGGAAAGGAAACAGTTACCAGGCCGCCCGCCAAGTGGAAGAGGAAATGAAAAAGAGGGGAAATTACGAATTTGAATACCTTTTCCTTAAAGATACCGATCTCCAGGCATGTCGGGGATGTTTTAACTGTGTCTCCCGGGGAATTGAGTTCTGCCCCCTCAAGGATGACCGGCAAATGATTCAGGATAAAATGGCAGAAGCGGATGGCCTGGTTCTGGTCTCACCAGTGTACGTTATGACTGTCTCCGCTCTCCTGAAGAACTTCATTGACCGGGTGGCCTATCTCTGCCACCGCCCAGAATACCACGGTAAGAAAGCCCTGGTACTGTGCACCACCGGAGGAGTGGGAGGTAAGGAAACCCTGGATTACATGGAAAAGATAACCGAAGCATGGGGATACCAGGTTAATGGTAAATGCAGTTTGAGCACAGCACCCTGGCCAGCAACACCGGGCCTGCAAAAGAAAAACAAAAAGACACTGGATAAATCCGTGCAGAGATTTGACCAGTCCCTGAAATCTGCAGAAAAAGAAAGATCAGGAAAAATTAAGGTAAAAATTATGGATTATGTCAGTTTCCGGATCTTCCAAACCATTTCCGGCGAGGTCCGGGATTACATGCCGGCAGACTACCAGTTCTATCAGGGCAAAGAGTACTACCAGCCCGCCAGGATAGGCCTTTTAACCAGAGCAGTGACGGGAATCCTGTTGAAGGTGATCTTCTTCATGATGAGGGATATGGGGCCCGGAGAAGAAAAAAATAAGTAA
- a CDS encoding TetR/AcrR family transcriptional regulator, producing MKNQKSGQESKPTKERIFDVALELFSEKGFNAVSVREIAREVGIRESSIYNHYKNKEAILDTIIDHFVSKLHSSGFSEEEETILLDQDPEVYLQQGARMYLEQINTPEMEKIWRLVSIETYHNEKIREFFKKELLEAPLNIWENTFQMMIEKKMIKPLNPRTLAHEYFSFAIYLFFEYYFLKYDEDFDSFMDLALEKMAKHNEFFLEAIKI from the coding sequence ATGAAGAATCAAAAGTCAGGCCAAGAATCCAAACCTACCAAAGAGAGAATATTCGATGTGGCCCTTGAATTATTCTCAGAAAAGGGTTTCAACGCTGTTTCTGTACGTGAAATAGCACGCGAAGTAGGAATACGGGAAAGTTCAATTTACAACCATTATAAAAACAAAGAAGCTATCCTGGACACTATAATTGACCATTTCGTGTCCAAACTCCACTCCAGTGGCTTTTCTGAGGAAGAAGAAACAATCCTCCTGGATCAGGACCCGGAAGTGTATTTACAGCAAGGGGCCCGGATGTATCTGGAACAGATCAACACCCCGGAGATGGAGAAGATATGGCGCCTGGTTTCCATTGAAACCTATCACAACGAAAAAATAAGGGAATTTTTCAAGAAAGAGCTTTTAGAAGCCCCTCTAAATATCTGGGAGAACACTTTCCAGATGATGATAGAGAAAAAGATGATCAAACCTTTAAACCCCCGGACACTGGCCCACGAATATTTCTCATTCGCCATTTACCTGTTCTTTGAGTACTACTTCCTGAAGTACGACGAAGACTTCGATTCATTCATGGACCTGGCCCTGGAGAAAATGGCCAAACACAATGAATTCTTCCTGGAAGCCATTAAAATCTAA
- a CDS encoding DNA-directed DNA polymerase, translating into MGNNDQRHIIALDNSFKPYIYAIPFDINSCIDELINLGLSLVEIVSKKDRRKIRDVLKITFNHPRDIKQFKEKIENLKSVKDVREYDIPFERRYLIDKGLSPMNGVKVQGKVVSSRSSTCMFKVVDHPKALELKPELKILSFDIEVDSPTGIPEPDRDHIVMISLSSNYGLGKTFSTKKSSSAFVRTVHNEKELLQKFVGTIKSENPDIITGYNSDNFDFPYIKERADRLGVSLKLGVDGSKLSLMTVPKKAAMIKGRIHVDLYRITRRHLQLNSHTIGSVYKELFGIEKLDIPASEISNYWNSGGEKREALFRYSLEDGKAIIHIGERMLPMSIELARIVGQPLFDIVRRGTGTQVKWHLIRKAYEFNHILPNEPGTFERNVVGGHVIEPTQGLNENIFYFDFRSLYPSIIIAKNISPETLCQDGDEETCHIAPEFGYKFQKNPKGFIPTVTAQILNERIHIKSLMKKSTDPEEKQILNFRQEALKTLISTIYGLYNHPQYRWYCVEASEAITAWGKDFLIKTMEKAENHGFKPLYADTDGFFVTYSDSTREED; encoded by the coding sequence TTGGGCAATAATGATCAAAGGCATATAATAGCTCTGGATAATAGCTTTAAACCTTACATTTATGCCATTCCTTTTGATATTAATTCATGTATTGATGAGTTAATAAATTTAGGGCTTAGTTTGGTAGAAATAGTCTCTAAAAAAGATAGGAGAAAAATAAGAGACGTTTTGAAGATAACATTCAACCACCCAAGAGATATTAAACAATTCAAAGAAAAAATTGAGAATCTTAAGTCAGTAAAGGATGTTAGAGAGTATGATATTCCCTTTGAACGTAGATATCTAATAGATAAGGGATTATCGCCTATGAATGGAGTAAAAGTACAAGGAAAGGTTGTATCCTCAAGATCTTCAACATGTATGTTCAAAGTGGTAGATCATCCCAAGGCATTGGAATTAAAGCCTGAACTTAAAATTTTGAGTTTTGACATTGAAGTCGATAGTCCTACTGGCATACCAGAGCCCGATAGAGACCATATCGTAATGATCAGTCTCTCTAGTAACTATGGACTTGGAAAGACATTTTCCACTAAAAAATCATCATCCGCTTTTGTAAGGACCGTCCACAATGAGAAGGAATTATTACAGAAATTTGTTGGAACTATTAAATCTGAAAATCCAGACATAATCACTGGTTACAACTCAGACAACTTTGATTTTCCTTATATTAAAGAAAGGGCCGATCGATTAGGTGTATCATTAAAATTGGGAGTTGATGGGTCAAAACTTAGTTTGATGACAGTTCCTAAAAAAGCTGCAATGATTAAAGGACGCATTCATGTAGATCTCTATAGAATTACTCGCAGACATCTCCAATTAAACAGCCATACAATAGGAAGCGTTTATAAAGAGCTATTTGGTATTGAAAAATTAGATATTCCTGCATCGGAGATTTCTAATTATTGGAATAGTGGTGGCGAAAAAAGAGAGGCACTTTTCAGATATTCTCTTGAAGATGGAAAAGCTATTATCCACATTGGAGAGAGGATGTTGCCTATGAGTATTGAACTTGCACGAATCGTTGGACAGCCCTTATTTGATATTGTCCGAAGAGGGACAGGAACGCAAGTAAAGTGGCATTTAATAAGAAAAGCCTATGAATTTAATCATATTCTACCAAATGAACCGGGGACATTTGAACGAAACGTTGTGGGAGGACATGTAATAGAACCTACACAGGGCTTAAATGAAAATATTTTTTACTTCGATTTCAGAAGCCTATACCCCAGCATAATCATAGCAAAAAACATTTCCCCAGAAACCTTATGTCAAGATGGTGATGAAGAAACATGCCATATTGCACCTGAATTTGGATATAAGTTCCAAAAAAATCCCAAAGGTTTTATCCCTACAGTCACAGCTCAAATTTTAAACGAACGGATACACATTAAGTCTTTGATGAAAAAATCTACAGATCCCGAGGAAAAACAAATCTTAAACTTCAGACAAGAAGCACTGAAAACACTAATCTCCACGATTTATGGGCTTTATAATCATCCACAATATCGTTGGTATTGTGTTGAAGCTTCAGAGGCCATAACAGCATGGGGAAAAGATTTTCTCATAAAAACTATGGAAAAGGCTGAAAACCATGGATTCAAGCCATTATATGCAGATACAGATGGATTCTTTGTGACCTATTCCGACTCCACAAGAGAAGAGGATTAA
- a CDS encoding DUF2188 domain-containing protein, with the protein MTKKTVHVIPNKKGGWDIKREGGERASVHTDTKSEAENRARELAKKDKTELIIHDKKGKFQKRDSYGNDPYPPKG; encoded by the coding sequence ATGACAAAAAAAACTGTGCATGTAATCCCTAACAAGAAAGGTGGTTGGGATATTAAGAGAGAAGGTGGAGAAAGGGCCTCTGTCCATACTGATACTAAATCTGAAGCAGAAAACAGAGCTAGAGAGCTTGCTAAGAAAGATAAAACCGAATTAATTATACATGATAAAAAAGGGAAATTCCAGAAAAGAGATAGTTATGGTAACGATCCATACCCTCCAAAAGGATGA
- a CDS encoding three-Cys-motif partner protein TcmP, protein MPHRDDSLEKWAYKEHTKVKHEILSKYLSGWIRILGSHNKKVCYFDCFAGRGKYADGEDGSPLIALETACRIKDQFEYIDEIVCTFIEKDKNNYNNLKAVIDAEKDNAEKYDKINILNPINDEFSNLVAEIREIRGRLAPSFFFIDPFGFGGVPFEDIKYILSLPKTEVFFNFMVRDVNRFLTSSKHRISIEELFGFNNVSDILEKKYSHLTAEQSLLRLYRDQLHNYASVKYTLPYKVNADDKLQTTYYLIHATNHPLGCALMKGVMYSIGTEGRFGYLGPAEGQMTLESYGDLSQFKEFLLDRFQGKTLSFKEIQELSCMETFFIEKHYRQAVKELYGDEIIDIQGLGPRGGIKKESQIVFPKMIS, encoded by the coding sequence GTGCCTCATCGCGATGATTCATTAGAAAAATGGGCTTACAAAGAACATACTAAGGTAAAACATGAGATATTGAGTAAATACCTTAGTGGTTGGATCAGAATTCTGGGTAGTCATAACAAAAAGGTTTGTTATTTTGATTGTTTTGCTGGAAGAGGAAAATACGCCGATGGAGAGGATGGTTCTCCGCTTATAGCACTTGAAACTGCGTGTAGGATTAAAGACCAGTTCGAGTATATTGATGAAATTGTTTGTACTTTTATAGAAAAGGATAAAAATAATTACAATAATTTGAAGGCTGTAATCGATGCAGAAAAAGACAATGCAGAAAAATATGATAAAATTAACATATTAAATCCTATTAATGATGAATTTAGTAATCTTGTTGCGGAAATACGAGAAATTAGAGGTCGATTAGCACCTTCCTTCTTTTTTATAGATCCATTTGGTTTTGGAGGGGTTCCTTTCGAAGATATTAAATACATTCTATCTCTTCCTAAAACTGAAGTTTTTTTTAATTTCATGGTAAGAGATGTAAATAGATTTTTAACAAGTTCTAAGCATAGAATTAGTATAGAAGAGTTATTTGGATTTAATAATGTTTCTGATATTTTAGAAAAAAAATATTCTCATTTAACGGCCGAACAGTCATTATTAAGATTGTATAGGGATCAATTACACAATTATGCATCTGTAAAATATACTCTCCCGTATAAAGTAAATGCTGATGATAAATTACAGACAACTTACTATTTAATCCATGCGACTAATCATCCCTTAGGATGCGCATTAATGAAAGGAGTTATGTATAGCATAGGTACCGAAGGTAGATTTGGATATTTAGGTCCTGCTGAAGGTCAAATGACTCTTGAGTCATATGGTGATTTATCTCAATTCAAAGAATTCTTATTAGATAGATTTCAAGGTAAAACTCTTTCTTTTAAGGAAATACAAGAATTAAGCTGTATGGAGACATTTTTTATAGAAAAACATTATAGACAAGCTGTTAAAGAATTATATGGGGATGAAATTATTGATATTCAGGGTTTAGGGCCCCGAGGCGGTATTAAAAAAGAAAGTCAAATTGTGTTTCCTAAGATGATATCCTAA
- a CDS encoding spore photoproduct lyase family protein: protein MQTTLTCEDAIEFLSKGDLNDKKRYRNMDAACSIELKNTVTLENNIKPTFSKVADGSIITLFDKTPYPENDEDVVCPHFIELKWANGCNFDCAWCYLNGTLRFRPMKKKPYIKEKDKIKSHIRNFLYQNETPSLLNSGELSDSLLFEGTEDALSGFVIDLFKKQNKHKLLVLTKSDNVDGIIESKSQDILISSFSINAFDVSKKWEKRAPSPKKRIKAAKKLYDEGYSVRMRIDPIVPINGWKHKYKEIIDYLFKNLTPEIITLGSLRGLQSTINNSKDKSWVDYLDDKSNWGKKISFEKRLEMYNTIITYLKTEHCFSDVGLCKETIKMWNSIDMNYKDIKCNCIW from the coding sequence ATGCAAACTACATTAACCTGTGAGGACGCAATCGAATTCTTATCAAAGGGAGACTTGAATGATAAGAAACGTTATAGAAATATGGATGCTGCGTGTTCTATCGAATTGAAGAACACGGTTACTCTAGAAAACAATATAAAACCAACTTTTTCCAAGGTTGCAGATGGATCCATAATTACCTTATTTGATAAAACACCTTATCCTGAGAATGATGAAGATGTGGTGTGCCCTCATTTTATTGAATTAAAGTGGGCTAATGGCTGTAATTTTGATTGTGCTTGGTGTTATCTTAATGGGACTTTAAGGTTCAGGCCTATGAAGAAAAAGCCTTACATAAAAGAAAAAGACAAGATAAAAAGTCACATAAGAAATTTCCTCTATCAAAATGAAACTCCTTCGCTACTGAACTCTGGCGAACTATCAGACTCACTACTTTTTGAAGGAACAGAAGATGCATTATCTGGTTTTGTTATTGACTTATTTAAAAAACAAAATAAACATAAACTCCTGGTTCTCACTAAATCCGATAATGTTGATGGGATAATTGAATCTAAATCCCAAGATATCTTAATATCAAGTTTCAGTATCAATGCTTTTGATGTATCAAAGAAATGGGAAAAAAGAGCACCTTCACCTAAAAAGAGAATAAAAGCTGCTAAAAAATTATATGATGAAGGTTATTCTGTTCGTATGAGAATAGATCCTATAGTGCCAATAAATGGTTGGAAACATAAATACAAAGAAATCATCGACTATTTATTTAAAAACCTAACTCCTGAAATAATCACCTTAGGATCTCTAAGAGGTTTACAAAGCACCATAAATAACTCCAAGGATAAAAGCTGGGTGGATTATTTAGATGATAAATCAAATTGGGGTAAAAAAATCAGCTTTGAAAAAAGACTTGAGATGTATAACACCATAATAACCTACCTTAAAACCGAACACTGCTTTTCAGATGTTGGATTGTGTAAAGAAACTATTAAGATGTGGAATTCCATTGATATGAATTATAAAGATATAAAATGTAATTGCATTTGGTGA
- a CDS encoding type I restriction endonuclease subunit R, translated as MKGINEDMVEQEALEILEELGYEILHGPNISPDGPSPMRELYSDVVITERLRDIIYRLNPDIPPTAKEEAVKKVIRTDSPDLLTNNLNFHQLLTDGITIEYRKDGRIIHDKVWLFDFQTPENNDFLAINQFTIIENDNNRRPDIILFVNGLPLVVIELKNPADEKATLSKAYQQLQTYQSQIPSLFHFNEILMISDGMEARAGTLTSDYQRFMPWKTIEGEKDALLTMLEMEVLIRGMLNKQVLLDILRHFIVYDDAEATIKKKLAAYHQYHAVNKAVGATIEAASLEGDRRCGVVWHTQGSGKSLIMAFYAGKLVLEMDNPTLVVLTDRNDLDDQLFGTFKASQNVLRQEPVQADSRENLQELLQVASGGIVFTTIQKFLPEKGTEYPTLSERRNIVVIADEAHRSQYDFIDGLARHMRDALPNASFIGFTGTPLERGDKNTVAVFGNYIDIYDIEQAVEDGATVRIYYENRLVKLDLKEEEKPHIDPQFDFITEGQEMESQEKLKSKWARMEAIVGSETRIKRVAKDLVNHFEARFKAQEGKGMVVCMSRRICIELYKEIIKLRPEWHNDDDMHGFLKVVMTGSATDPLDWQPHIRNKPRRKQLGDTFRDPSSPIKLVIVRDMWLTGFDVPSLHTMYIDKPMQGHGLMQTIARVNRVYKDKEGGLIVDYLGIATELKKALSQYTEGGGRGEIAFDQEQAVAIMMEKYEIVTGLFHGFYYKGFYKATTGEKLKLMRDGADFVLVQEDGKKRCLKYVNELSKAFSLAVPHPQAMRIRDDLAFFKAVKNYIVKVTSPPGEQVEDVDMAIQQILSTALVSDEVLDLFQLAGLKKPDISILSDEFLLEVKDMEHKNTAAELLKRLLNDEIKSISRKNVIEARSFKDMLEKTIHDYHKRNIDAISVIEELIEMAKKMREAQNRGDDLGLTEYELAFYDALGVNDSAVKVLGDDVLREIAMDLVKAIKSNITIDWTLRESVQAQMRVAVKKILRQYGYPPDKEKLAVKTVLEQANRVCEEWAKI; from the coding sequence ATGAAAGGGATAAACGAGGATATGGTAGAACAGGAAGCCTTGGAGATCCTCGAAGAACTTGGATACGAAATCCTACACGGCCCAAACATCTCACCTGATGGCCCAAGCCCTATGAGGGAACTCTACAGTGACGTGGTCATAACTGAAAGATTGAGAGATATTATATATCGTTTAAACCCAGATATTCCGCCCACAGCCAAAGAAGAAGCAGTGAAAAAAGTAATCAGGACAGACAGCCCAGACCTGCTCACAAACAATCTAAACTTTCATCAGCTCCTAACCGATGGAATCACCATCGAATACCGCAAAGATGGCAGAATAATACATGATAAAGTTTGGCTTTTTGACTTCCAAACCCCAGAGAATAACGATTTTTTAGCAATTAATCAGTTCACAATCATAGAGAATGATAATAACCGCCGTCCTGATATAATTCTTTTTGTTAATGGCCTACCTTTAGTTGTTATTGAGCTTAAGAATCCTGCAGATGAGAAGGCTACTCTTAGTAAGGCATACCAACAGCTCCAGACCTACCAATCCCAGATCCCCTCTCTATTCCATTTCAATGAAATATTAATGATAAGTGATGGAATGGAAGCTCGTGCAGGTACATTAACCAGTGATTATCAGCGTTTCATGCCATGGAAGACTATCGAAGGAGAAAAAGATGCATTGTTAACTATGTTGGAAATGGAAGTGCTCATTAGAGGTATGTTAAACAAGCAAGTCTTGTTAGATATTCTACGTCATTTTATTGTTTACGATGATGCTGAAGCTACTATAAAGAAAAAACTCGCTGCTTATCATCAGTATCATGCTGTTAATAAGGCTGTAGGAGCCACAATTGAGGCAGCTAGTCTTGAAGGGGATCGAAGATGTGGGGTAGTTTGGCACACTCAGGGTTCAGGTAAGAGTCTTATAATGGCTTTTTATGCTGGTAAATTAGTTTTGGAAATGGATAATCCAACTTTAGTGGTTTTAACCGATAGGAATGATTTAGACGATCAATTATTTGGTACTTTCAAAGCTTCACAGAATGTTTTAAGGCAGGAACCTGTACAAGCAGATAGCAGAGAAAATCTTCAGGAATTATTACAAGTTGCTAGTGGGGGCATTGTATTCACAACCATCCAAAAATTCCTTCCAGAAAAAGGAACTGAATATCCGACACTATCCGAACGGAGGAATATTGTAGTAATAGCTGATGAGGCACACCGTTCACAATACGACTTCATAGATGGATTAGCCAGACACATGAGAGATGCTCTACCAAATGCCTCATTTATTGGTTTTACAGGCACACCTCTTGAACGTGGAGACAAGAACACAGTTGCAGTATTTGGTAACTACATAGACATATATGATATTGAACAGGCTGTTGAAGATGGAGCTACTGTCCGCATCTATTACGAGAACAGACTGGTTAAACTAGACCTGAAAGAAGAGGAAAAACCACATATAGACCCTCAATTTGACTTTATTACTGAAGGCCAGGAAATGGAGAGTCAGGAAAAGCTTAAAAGTAAATGGGCTAGAATGGAAGCTATTGTTGGAAGTGAAACCCGTATCAAACGAGTAGCTAAAGATTTAGTGAACCATTTTGAAGCCAGATTCAAAGCACAAGAAGGCAAAGGTATGGTTGTATGTATGAGCCGCCGCATATGCATAGAATTATACAAAGAAATTATCAAGCTCAGACCTGAATGGCATAACGATGATGACATGCACGGCTTTTTAAAAGTAGTCATGACGGGCAGCGCTACTGATCCCTTGGACTGGCAACCACATATACGCAACAAGCCACGAAGAAAACAATTGGGAGATACTTTCAGGGATCCCAGCTCACCAATAAAGCTAGTAATCGTAAGAGATATGTGGCTCACTGGTTTCGATGTACCCAGCTTACACACCATGTACATAGACAAACCCATGCAGGGACATGGACTTATGCAGACAATAGCTAGGGTAAACAGAGTATATAAGGACAAAGAAGGTGGCCTTATTGTTGATTACCTTGGAATTGCTACCGAACTTAAAAAAGCTTTATCTCAGTACACTGAAGGTGGAGGTCGTGGAGAAATAGCATTCGACCAAGAACAAGCTGTTGCAATAATGATGGAGAAATATGAAATAGTAACTGGATTATTCCATGGATTCTATTACAAAGGATTCTATAAAGCAACTACTGGAGAGAAATTAAAGCTTATGCGCGATGGAGCTGACTTTGTTTTAGTCCAAGAGGATGGTAAAAAACGTTGCTTAAAATATGTGAATGAATTGTCCAAGGCGTTCTCTTTAGCAGTACCACACCCCCAAGCTATGCGAATAAGGGATGATTTAGCTTTTTTTAAAGCTGTAAAAAACTACATAGTCAAGGTCACATCCCCACCCGGAGAACAGGTGGAAGATGTTGATATGGCTATCCAGCAGATCCTATCCACAGCCTTAGTATCAGATGAAGTCTTAGACCTCTTCCAATTAGCCGGACTTAAAAAACCAGACATATCCATACTCTCAGATGAGTTTCTCTTAGAAGTTAAAGACATGGAACATAAAAATACTGCTGCTGAACTACTCAAAAGACTCCTAAACGATGAAATAAAAAGTATTTCTCGTAAAAATGTTATTGAAGCACGTTCGTTCAAGGATATGCTTGAGAAAACCATTCATGACTACCATAAACGCAACATTGATGCCATATCAGTCATCGAAGAGCTTATCGAAATGGCTAAGAAGATGAGGGAAGCACAAAATAGAGGGGACGATTTAGGACTCACAGAATACGAACTCGCCTTTTATGATGCTCTTGGTGTTAATGATAGTGCAGTGAAGGTTTTAGGTGATGATGTACTAAGAGAGATAGCTATGGACTTAGTCAAAGCTATAAAGAGCAATATAACGATTGATTGGACTTTAAGAGAAAGTGTGCAGGCACAAATGAGAGTAGCAGTAAAAAAAATACTGAGACAATACGGATACCCTCCAGACAAAGAAAAACTAGCAGTAAAAACTGTATTGGAACAGGCTAATCGAGTTTGTGAGGAATGGGCAAAAATTTAA
- a CDS encoding restriction endonuclease subunit S has translation MLPEKFQETEIGLIPEDWETGNINDVSTVKGRIGWRGYTKNDLSLSGPLVLGATQISKNNEIDLSKPVFISREKYEESPEIKLNKHDILIVKVGNTIGKVAIIREEIGEATLNPNCVVLKNVKIDNYFLFYFLLTKQAQHYLINASAASAQPAINQKDIKLMTLPIPPLDQQKKISFILSSLDQKIQLNNHMNHTLEEISQAVFRYWFVHFEFPDENGQPYKSSGGDMVDSELGEIPVGWSVKKLKDTCNITMGQSPKSEFYNEECEGLPFHQGVTNFRERFPKDKIYCTLENKIAGYGDILFSVRAPVGRINIAKSKMVIGRGLSAIRHKKDFQSFLLYQLKNIFTEEDSIGSGTVFNAITRKDLDDLNVIVPNEELDKQFNEFVSPMEKQIENLVLENDNLTKIRDSLLPKLMFGKIVVNVPEEANGK, from the coding sequence ATGCTACCTGAAAAATTCCAAGAAACCGAAATTGGATTGATTCCTGAGGACTGGGAAACAGGAAATATTAATGATGTTTCAACTGTTAAAGGAAGAATAGGGTGGAGAGGATACACAAAAAATGATTTAAGTTTATCAGGACCATTAGTTTTAGGAGCTACCCAAATTTCTAAGAATAATGAGATAGACTTATCTAAACCTGTCTTCATTTCAAGAGAAAAATACGAAGAATCTCCAGAAATTAAATTAAATAAACATGATATTCTGATTGTAAAAGTTGGAAATACTATTGGAAAGGTTGCAATAATAAGGGAAGAAATTGGAGAAGCAACTCTGAATCCAAATTGTGTTGTTTTAAAAAACGTGAAAATTGATAATTATTTCCTATTTTATTTCTTATTAACAAAACAAGCCCAACATTACTTAATAAATGCTAGTGCTGCATCTGCTCAACCAGCAATTAATCAAAAAGACATAAAATTAATGACACTTCCTATTCCTCCGTTGGATCAACAAAAAAAGATTTCCTTTATATTATCTTCATTGGACCAAAAAATCCAACTCAACAACCATATGAACCATACCCTTGAGGAAATCAGCCAAGCGGTATTCAGGTACTGGTTTGTCCACTTTGAATTCCCCGACGAGAACGGACAGCCGTATAAGTCTAGTGGCGGAGATATGGTGGATTCTGAGTTGGGGGAAATTCCAGTAGGTTGGAGTGTCAAAAAGTTAAAAGATACTTGTAATATCACAATGGGCCAATCTCCCAAATCTGAATTCTATAATGAAGAATGTGAAGGTTTACCATTCCACCAGGGAGTTACCAATTTTAGAGAACGATTTCCAAAAGATAAAATTTACTGCACCCTTGAAAATAAAATTGCAGGATATGGGGATATTTTATTCAGCGTAAGAGCCCCTGTAGGCAGAATAAATATTGCTAAGTCAAAAATGGTGATCGGAAGGGGCCTCAGTGCTATCAGACATAAAAAAGACTTTCAATCATTCTTATTATATCAATTAAAGAATATTTTCACCGAGGAAGATTCTATAGGCAGCGGAACTGTATTTAATGCTATTACTCGTAAAGATTTAGACGATTTAAATGTTATTGTGCCTAATGAAGAGCTTGATAAACAGTTCAATGAATTTGTAAGCCCCATGGAGAAACAAATAGAAAATTTGGTCTTAGAAAACGATAATCTAACCAAAATTCGTGACTCTCTCCTTCCTAAGCTCATGTTTGGTAAGATAGTAGTAAATGTTCCTGAGGAGGCCAACGGAAAATGA